The Stigmatella aurantiaca DW4/3-1 genome contains the following window.
GGCTGTCCGTTCGCCACGCTGGGCCAGGACATCGCGCGCCAGGAGGCACCGGTGCGCGGCGCGGTCACGCGAGGGTTGCGCGGAATCCTCGCCATTCTGGGGCCTCTGTTCCCGGGCAAGACCGAGGCGGCCCGGAAGCAGAAGGCACTGGCCGCCTATGCCAGCCTCGTGGGGGCCATGGTCCTTGCCCGGAGTGTGGAGGACCCTCACCTCTCTGAGGAAATCCTCCGGTCGGTGGCGGCGTCGCTTCCCCTCTCACCGGAGTGATGGACGGCGGTGCGCGGGAGCCCATGCCCGCCAGGACCGGTATGGTAACGGCTCCTCACCTAGGGGTCATCATGCGGCTGCGGAGCCTCTTCTTCATCGGCGCGGGTCTGCTGGCCTTCCTGAGCCTGGGTTCCGCCGCGGGCCTGTTCTGGATGAGCACCCAGTTCCAGTCGCGGACCACGGGCTTGAGCGACTCCATTGAACGGGTGCACTCCGCCGAACAATTGGCACACTCGCTCTTCCTGCTCCAGGTGGTGCAGGAGTTCGCGAGCATCCATGCCTCGGACATGGGGCCCCCCATCAGCGTGGTCGAGGCGCGCCGCCGGGTATCGGAGATGCTGACGCGGGTCGAGCAGTACACGGACACGCCCCAGGAACGGGCACTCATCGCGAATGCCCGCAGTCAGGTCGAGACGTACCTTCGCGCTCCAGCCCAGGAGCGGCTGTCCACCCTGAGGGGGGCCATCGAGGCGACCGCGGCCGTGTCCGCCTCGAGCATCGACAGGGCCCGCGCCGTCCGCGATGAAACGACACGGGTGAGCGACGCGGCAAGGCTCCTGGGAGGACTCCTCGCAATCAGCATCGTGACGGGAGCCGCGCTGGTCCTCGCCGCGACCCGCACGCGCCTCTATCTGCCGCTCCTGTCGATTCGCCAGGCACTGGCTGCCTTCAAGGCCGGACAGCGGGAGTCGAGGGTGGCGCAGGCAGGTCCCCTCGAGCTTCGCGAGGTGGCCGCCGAGTTCAATGACATGGCGGACACCCTGGTCAGTCAGGACGCCCGGCACCTGCAATTCCTTGCGGGAGTCGCCCACGATCTGCGCACCCCACTCAATACCCTCAAGCTGTCGACCGAGCTCCTCCTCCGGGCACCGACGCCGCCCCCCCCTGAGAAGCTCCGGGAGTCACTGCTCCGGATTTCCGCGCAGCTGGATCGGCTCAACCGCATGGTGGGAGACCTCCTGGATCAGACCCGGATCGAGGCGGGCAATCTCGAACTTCGCTTGGAGGACACCGATCTGTGCACGCTCGTGAGGGAGGTGGCCGAACTCCACCGGCCCTTGAGCCAGCAACACCAGATCGAACTCACCGTGCCCGACGGGCCCGTTCCGGTGCGCGGAGACCCGACGCGTCTCATCCAGGTGCTCACCAACCTCTTGAGCAATGCCATCAAATACTCGCCCCTGGGAGGCCGCGTGCGGGTGCTGATCGAGCAGTCCCAGGAAGAAGTCCTGCTCTCTGTCTCCGACGAAGGGGTGGGCATCCCTCCCGGCGAGTACGAGCGCATCTTCGCGCCCTTCAAACGGAGCGCGAGCGCGAGCGCGGAACTCCCCGGCATCGGCCTGGGGCTTTCGGTCTCACGCCGCATCGTGCGGGCCCATGGCGGAAACATCGAGGTGGTGAGCCAGGAAGGCGCCGGCTCGACCTTCCGGGTCCGGCTACCGTCCCAGGTGCCCCTCGCGTAGCCACAGGGCGGGCCGGTGCCCTTGTCGGCAGGCAGGCAGACAGACATCGCGATATATCTTGCAGTCCGATATATCGCTCCCTATATCGACATCATGAAGCATGGACATCGAGGCGGCTCGGGCCGCCACTTCCCCCCTCACGGCGGCGTCTCCGAGCACCCCGGCTCGGGACGTCATGGGCACCATCGGGCCGGCCGAAGCGGCCGGTTCTTCGACTACGGAGAGCTTCGCCTCCTCATCCTCGCGATGCTCGCCGAGCGGCCGCGTCACGGGTACGAGCTCATCAAGGACATCGAGGAACGCCTCGGCGGCGCCTACAGCCCCAGCCCCGGCGTCATCTACCCGACCCTCGCCTGGCTGGACGACATGGGCTACGCCGCCATTGAGGCCGAGGAGGGCGGGCGCAAGCGCTACCGCGCGACGGCGGAGGGAGAGGCATTCCTGACCGCCAACCGTGCGGCCGTCGAAGGCTTGATTGCCCGCATCAGCACACCCGCGCCCGGGATGACGGACCTGGTGCCCGCGCCGGTGGTACGCGCCATGGAGAACCTGAAGCTCGCCATGCGCCTCCGCCTCAAGCGAGGCCCGATTGACCCGGCGGCCGCGGAGCGCATTGCCGCCACGCTCGACGCGGCGGCACAGACCGTGGAGCGCAGCGGATGATGGCGGAACGTCTCCCCTCCCCTCTCAACCCCATCCCAGGAACAACCGAATGAATGAAAAAGTCATGGCGGTGCTCGACGCCTACCACGAGCGCATGCGCGAAGAAGACCAGCGCCGGCGTGAGACGCCGCCCATGGGCGGCTCCGAGAATTGGCGCGATCAGGTCCTGCTCGCCGTCGGACCGGACACAGGCCAGTTGCTCAACATCCTCTCGCGAAGTTTAAAAGCCCCCAACATTCTGGAGATCGGCACCTCTTACGGCTACTCCGGGATCTGGCTGGCGGAAGCCGCGCAGGCGACGGGAGGTCGGCTGACCACCCTGGAGCTACAAGACTACAAAACCGCCTATGCGCGCGACATGGCGACGAAGGCAGGCCTGGCCGACGCCATCGACTTCAAAGTGGGCGACGCACTGCAATTGATTGCCGAGCTGCCGTTCAAACTCGACCTCGTGCTGCTCGACCTGTGGAAGAACCTCTACGAGCCGTGCCTCGAGGCATTTTACCCCAAGCTCAACCCAGGAGCGATCATCGTCGCCGACAACATGCTCTGGCCAGGCGGCGAAGAGGTGAAACGCTATGGAAGGGCCGTGCGCGCAAAGCCCGGAATGACCAGCGTCCTGCTCCCCGTGGGGTCCGGCTTGGAGATCAGCCGGTTCGAGCCCACCTGAAAGGAACCTTGGCGCCTGCCTACGGCTGCGGCACGCCCAGTTCGTAGGCCTTGCGAATGGTCTGGGCACAGGCGCGTGACTTCTCGCCCTCTCCATCCGCGCCGAGCTGGCGGCTGCGGGCCAGAAGCATGTACTGAGTCCTGGCGGCGTTCACCCAAGGGTAGAAGCCATACGCTCCCGGCGACGAGTGGCCCGTCAGGGTCCACACCCCATTGACGGCCTCTCCCTCGATCCAGTGCCCGAGCCCATAGTACGCTTGGCCCACCGTCCACGGCGTGAAGGACACGTTGGGCCCCCCCTGCCAAGCCGGAACGGAGTCCACGGCCAGCTTGGAGGACAGCTCATACTGGTTGTTGATCAGCTTCATTAGGAAGACGCGGTAGTGCGCCGCGCTGCCCGAGAAGCCCCCCGCCACGGCGACGTCGCTGTCAGACTCCGGCAGGGTGGTGCTCAGCAAAGCGTTGATCCAGTCCATGACGCTCGCCAC
Protein-coding sequences here:
- a CDS encoding HAMP domain-containing sensor histidine kinase; this encodes MRLRSLFFIGAGLLAFLSLGSAAGLFWMSTQFQSRTTGLSDSIERVHSAEQLAHSLFLLQVVQEFASIHASDMGPPISVVEARRRVSEMLTRVEQYTDTPQERALIANARSQVETYLRAPAQERLSTLRGAIEATAAVSASSIDRARAVRDETTRVSDAARLLGGLLAISIVTGAALVLAATRTRLYLPLLSIRQALAAFKAGQRESRVAQAGPLELREVAAEFNDMADTLVSQDARHLQFLAGVAHDLRTPLNTLKLSTELLLRAPTPPPPEKLRESLLRISAQLDRLNRMVGDLLDQTRIEAGNLELRLEDTDLCTLVREVAELHRPLSQQHQIELTVPDGPVPVRGDPTRLIQVLTNLLSNAIKYSPLGGRVRVLIEQSQEEVLLSVSDEGVGIPPGEYERIFAPFKRSASASAELPGIGLGLSVSRRIVRAHGGNIEVVSQEGAGSTFRVRLPSQVPLA
- a CDS encoding PadR family transcriptional regulator encodes the protein MKHGHRGGSGRHFPPHGGVSEHPGSGRHGHHRAGRSGRFFDYGELRLLILAMLAERPRHGYELIKDIEERLGGAYSPSPGVIYPTLAWLDDMGYAAIEAEEGGRKRYRATAEGEAFLTANRAAVEGLIARISTPAPGMTDLVPAPVVRAMENLKLAMRLRLKRGPIDPAAAERIAATLDAAAQTVERSG
- a CDS encoding O-methyltransferase, with product MNEKVMAVLDAYHERMREEDQRRRETPPMGGSENWRDQVLLAVGPDTGQLLNILSRSLKAPNILEIGTSYGYSGIWLAEAAQATGGRLTTLELQDYKTAYARDMATKAGLADAIDFKVGDALQLIAELPFKLDLVLLDLWKNLYEPCLEAFYPKLNPGAIIVADNMLWPGGEEVKRYGRAVRAKPGMTSVLLPVGSGLEISRFEPT